One genomic window of Luteitalea pratensis includes the following:
- a CDS encoding GNAT family N-acetyltransferase, which produces MPTADDTARVAGLDARESLPNGPPMKDAALRIAIADTDADVSAVAALFRAYASSIGVDLNYQGFDAELATLPGQYAAPAGVLLLARRADGEPLGCVGLRRLQGDVAEMKRLYVSPAARGLGLGRALLDAVLAAAGDLDYAEVRLDTLPTMHAAIAMYRSAGFTAVAPYYDTAPAGTLFFARRIVG; this is translated from the coding sequence TTGCCGACCGCTGACGACACGGCGCGCGTCGCTGGGCTCGATGCGCGCGAGAGCCTGCCGAACGGCCCGCCGATGAAGGACGCTGCGTTGCGCATCGCTATCGCAGACACCGATGCAGACGTGAGCGCTGTGGCGGCGCTCTTCCGGGCCTACGCCTCGTCGATCGGTGTGGACCTGAACTACCAGGGGTTCGACGCCGAACTCGCGACACTACCCGGCCAGTACGCCGCGCCGGCTGGTGTGTTACTGCTGGCGCGCCGCGCCGATGGCGAGCCCCTGGGTTGCGTGGGCCTTCGGCGCTTGCAGGGTGACGTCGCGGAGATGAAACGGCTGTACGTCTCGCCGGCGGCGCGCGGCCTCGGTCTCGGGCGCGCGCTGCTGGATGCCGTGCTCGCCGCGGCCGGCGACCTGGACTACGCCGAGGTGCGACTCGATACGCTCCCCACCATGCACGCTGCCATCGCGATGTATCGCAGTGCCGGCTTCACGGCCGTTGCGCCGTACTACGACACGGCCCCAGCCGGCACGCTCTTCTTTGCGCGGCGCATCGTCGGTTAG
- the modC gene encoding molybdenum ABC transporter ATP-binding protein produces the protein MVDRALAVTLRQTGPIPLDVSFTCEPGQVLAIFGPSGSGKTTILRSIAGLHSPAEALVRAGTETWVDTAAEVSVPVHRRAVGLVFQDYALFPHLTALGNVLVALGHLPRGERHDRAEALLALVHLATHRDRRPADLSGGERQRVALARALARDPAVLLLDEPLAAVDRRVRRHLQDEIDQIRRSLDIPVVLVTHDFDDVVRLATHLLLLDAGRVVAVGPMDVLTSRPDLTWLRETVGLGSAIEAVVLRVDASRGLAELAFAGGTLLAPSRALTEGMRVRLRIPAREIILATERPTGLSLRNVLSGVVSAMHSDADVDHVIVQVAVGNVRLLAEVTREAVAQLGIVKGMPLHALIKSMSLELITSPAADP, from the coding sequence GTGGTTGATCGCGCGCTGGCGGTGACCCTGCGCCAGACTGGGCCCATCCCGCTCGACGTGTCCTTCACGTGCGAGCCAGGGCAGGTGTTGGCGATCTTCGGTCCCTCTGGCAGTGGCAAGACGACGATTCTCCGCAGCATCGCCGGACTCCATTCGCCAGCGGAGGCGCTCGTCCGGGCCGGCACGGAGACGTGGGTGGACACCGCTGCGGAGGTGTCGGTGCCCGTGCATCGCCGGGCCGTCGGACTTGTCTTCCAGGACTACGCACTGTTTCCGCATCTCACCGCCCTGGGCAATGTGCTGGTGGCGCTGGGCCATCTTCCTCGGGGCGAGCGACACGACCGAGCCGAGGCGCTGCTGGCCCTCGTGCACCTCGCCACCCATCGGGACCGTCGTCCAGCGGACCTTTCGGGCGGCGAGCGTCAACGCGTCGCCCTGGCCCGGGCGCTGGCGCGTGATCCGGCCGTCCTGCTCCTCGACGAACCGTTGGCCGCCGTCGATCGAAGGGTTCGGCGACACCTGCAGGACGAGATCGATCAGATTCGGCGGTCGCTCGATATTCCCGTGGTCCTGGTCACGCACGACTTCGACGACGTGGTCCGCCTCGCGACACACCTGTTGCTGCTGGACGCCGGTCGAGTGGTCGCGGTCGGTCCGATGGACGTACTCACGAGCCGCCCCGATCTCACGTGGCTGAGAGAGACGGTTGGCCTCGGCAGCGCGATCGAGGCGGTCGTGCTTCGCGTCGACGCATCGCGTGGTCTCGCGGAACTGGCCTTCGCGGGAGGAACGCTGCTCGCGCCGAGCCGCGCGCTGACCGAGGGCATGCGCGTGCGCCTGCGCATTCCCGCGCGGGAGATCATCCTGGCCACCGAGCGGCCCACGGGCCTGAGCCTGCGCAATGTCTTGTCCGGCGTCGTGTCTGCCATGCACAGCGACGCGGACGTCGACCACGTCATCGTGCAGGTCGCCGTGGGCAACGTTCGCCTTCTCGCCGAGGTCACACGGGAGGCGGTGGCGCAGCTCGGGATCGTCAAGGGCATGCCGCTGCATGCCCTGATCAAGTCGATGTCACTCGAGCTGATCACTTCCCCTGCAGCCGACCCTTAG
- a CDS encoding 3-keto-disaccharide hydrolase translates to MTTERWTSPRRVVAAALVIGGVVIGAPPVAQAQSDTLPAGFTRLFNGKDLSGWRGRPGKGGVFSPYVEATFTDAERKAKQAEWNADRDAHWWVDPVRGELVTDGKGVHLATEKAYGNFELLAEWKLTVPNGITGIYLRSYPQVQLWDPASATNQQTGAFRGSGALWNNNDDNPGKWPLVKADKPIGEWNHVRVRMVGERVWVWLNGQQTVDGQKLDNYFDRSQPLLPSGAIELQTHGTEVRFRNIFVRELDP, encoded by the coding sequence GTGACGACAGAGCGGTGGACGTCTCCCCGGCGCGTCGTGGCTGCTGCACTCGTCATTGGAGGCGTGGTCATCGGCGCGCCGCCCGTGGCACAGGCGCAGAGCGACACGCTGCCCGCGGGCTTCACCCGCCTGTTCAACGGCAAGGACCTCAGTGGCTGGCGTGGACGTCCCGGCAAGGGCGGTGTGTTCAGCCCCTACGTGGAGGCGACGTTCACCGACGCCGAGCGCAAGGCCAAGCAGGCCGAATGGAATGCCGATCGCGACGCGCACTGGTGGGTCGACCCCGTGCGTGGCGAGCTCGTGACCGACGGCAAGGGCGTGCATCTCGCGACCGAAAAGGCGTACGGCAACTTCGAGCTGCTCGCGGAGTGGAAGCTCACCGTCCCCAACGGCATCACCGGCATCTACCTGCGGAGTTATCCGCAGGTGCAGTTGTGGGACCCGGCGAGCGCGACCAATCAGCAGACCGGCGCGTTCCGCGGCTCGGGCGCGCTCTGGAACAACAACGACGACAACCCCGGCAAGTGGCCGCTCGTGAAGGCCGACAAGCCGATCGGCGAGTGGAACCACGTGCGCGTCAGGATGGTCGGCGAGCGTGTGTGGGTGTGGCTCAACGGCCAACAGACGGTGGACGGCCAGAAGCTCGACAACTACTTCGATCGCAGCCAGCCGCTGCTGCCGTCGGGCGCGATCGAGTTGCAGACACACGGTACCGAGGTGCGCTTCCGCAACATCTTCGTGCGCGAGCTCGATCCGTAG
- the modB gene encoding molybdate ABC transporter permease subunit, translating into MDAVALRVSLSLAIGTVMVLLPLGIWAGHALAIRNFRGKAFAEALVAVPLILPPTVLGFYLLVTFSARSPLGAAFASVAGHTLAFSFAGLLLASVIVNIPFVVQPIQRAFEAIPREVCEAAACCGLTPRQRLFRIEIPLAWPGIMTAALLAFAHTLGEFGVVLMVGGNIPGETRTLSIAIYDRMQAFDDRTAGMMAATLLAIAIATLSVTTWLGSSASRRG; encoded by the coding sequence ATGGATGCTGTTGCGTTGCGCGTGTCGTTGTCGCTGGCCATTGGGACCGTGATGGTGCTCCTCCCGCTCGGCATCTGGGCCGGGCACGCGCTGGCGATCCGGAATTTTCGTGGCAAGGCGTTCGCCGAGGCACTCGTCGCGGTGCCGCTCATCCTGCCGCCGACGGTACTCGGTTTCTATCTGCTCGTGACCTTCAGCGCACGCTCGCCGCTGGGGGCGGCGTTTGCCTCGGTCGCCGGCCACACGCTCGCGTTCTCCTTCGCGGGTCTGCTACTGGCGTCGGTGATCGTCAACATTCCGTTCGTCGTCCAACCGATTCAGCGCGCCTTCGAAGCGATCCCGCGCGAGGTCTGCGAGGCGGCGGCGTGTTGTGGGTTGACGCCGCGTCAGCGCTTATTCCGCATTGAAATCCCGCTCGCCTGGCCGGGCATCATGACCGCTGCCCTCCTGGCGTTCGCGCACACGCTGGGTGAGTTCGGCGTCGTGCTGATGGTTGGTGGCAACATTCCCGGGGAGACGCGGACGCTGAGTATCGCCATCTACGACCGCATGCAGGCCTTCGACGATCGCACCGCCGGGATGATGGCCGCCACCCTGTTGGCCATCGCCATCGCCACGCTCAGCGTCACTACATGGCTTGGATCCTCGGCCAGTCGTCGTGGTTGA
- the can gene encoding carbonate dehydratase, which translates to MRTLSHLFENNRAWALGVNARDPDFFTSLANQQAPRYLWIGCSDSRVPANQILGLAPGELFVHRNVANVVVHTDLNCLSVLQYAVDVLQVEDVMVVGHLGCGGIRAAYTQASLGLIDNWLRHVQDVREQHRTIFDIPGPEREQVSRLCELNVIEQVRNVCLTSIVRGAWQRAQEVSVHGWVYDVADGLLRDLGCTVSADDETRPACEEAAAQVAARAAAAAGA; encoded by the coding sequence ATGCGGACGCTATCGCATCTGTTCGAGAACAATCGTGCCTGGGCTCTTGGGGTCAACGCTCGCGATCCGGATTTCTTTACTTCCCTCGCGAATCAGCAAGCTCCCCGCTACCTCTGGATCGGCTGCTCGGACAGCCGCGTGCCGGCCAACCAGATCCTCGGCCTCGCGCCGGGCGAGCTCTTCGTCCACCGCAACGTCGCCAACGTCGTCGTCCACACCGACCTGAACTGCCTGTCGGTCCTGCAGTACGCCGTCGATGTGCTGCAGGTCGAAGACGTCATGGTCGTCGGCCACCTTGGGTGTGGTGGCATCCGGGCGGCGTACACGCAGGCCTCGCTGGGACTGATCGACAACTGGCTCCGGCACGTCCAGGACGTGCGCGAACAGCATCGGACGATCTTCGACATCCCGGGACCCGAGCGGGAGCAGGTCAGCCGGCTCTGCGAGCTGAACGTGATCGAGCAGGTCCGCAACGTCTGCCTCACCAGCATCGTCCGCGGCGCCTGGCAGCGCGCGCAGGAGGTGTCGGTGCACGGCTGGGTGTACGACGTCGCCGATGGCCTGCTCCGCGATCTGGGTTGCACGGTCTCAGCCGATGACGAGACGAGGCCAGCGTGCGAGGAGGCAGCCGCACAGGTCGCGGCACGGGCCGCGGCTGCTGCCGGCGCCTGA
- a CDS encoding PD40 domain-containing protein, translating into MATLLVAPAASAQPFGEWSPPVSIDPGRQLVNTPGNDGCPIEAPDGLTLFFASTRTDDPQIAPDLNIWVAYRASEDVAWSEIERLPLPVNSGANEFCPTPLPGNRLLFVSTRANECAGVTTNSADIYFTRQHPVRGRLTPQSLCNVNSTREEFSPALVEADGVTMLYFSSNRLDPLLHKIYVSVLDEDGTWGMPSLVDELNQPGAYDARPNVRKDGLEIVFDSNRSGSADIFTSTRSSVTEPWSAPRPVDAVNSGVTESRPSISRDGTRLYFGSARANGLGNVGTDIFVSMRSGPGKEQP; encoded by the coding sequence ATGGCCACCCTGCTTGTCGCGCCGGCGGCGAGCGCTCAGCCCTTCGGCGAGTGGTCGCCGCCCGTCAGCATCGACCCGGGCCGGCAACTCGTCAACACGCCGGGGAACGACGGCTGCCCCATCGAGGCCCCGGATGGACTCACGCTCTTCTTCGCGTCCACTCGCACCGACGACCCCCAAATCGCGCCGGACCTCAACATCTGGGTGGCGTATCGTGCCAGCGAGGACGTCGCCTGGAGCGAGATTGAACGGCTGCCCTTGCCGGTCAATTCCGGAGCGAACGAGTTCTGCCCGACACCGCTGCCAGGGAACCGGTTGCTGTTTGTCAGCACCCGTGCGAACGAGTGCGCCGGCGTGACGACGAACTCGGCAGACATCTACTTCACGCGACAGCACCCGGTTCGCGGGCGGCTCACGCCGCAATCGCTGTGCAACGTCAACAGCACGCGGGAAGAATTTTCGCCGGCGCTCGTCGAAGCCGATGGCGTGACGATGCTGTACTTCTCGAGCAATCGCCTCGACCCACTCCTCCACAAGATCTACGTGAGCGTTCTGGACGAGGATGGCACGTGGGGCATGCCAAGCCTCGTGGACGAGTTGAACCAGCCCGGCGCGTACGATGCAAGGCCCAACGTCCGGAAGGACGGACTGGAAATTGTCTTCGACTCGAATCGCAGCGGATCGGCAGACATCTTCACGTCCACGCGCTCGAGCGTCACGGAGCCGTGGTCCGCTCCCCGGCCCGTGGACGCGGTCAACAGCGGCGTGACCGAATCACGCCCCTCCATTTCTCGAGACGGCACGCGTCTGTATTTCGGCTCGGCACGCGCGAATGGCCTCGGCAACGTTGGAACTGACATCTTCGTGTCCATGCGCTCGGGCCCGGGGAAAGAACAGCCCTGA
- the tsaA gene encoding tRNA (N6-threonylcarbamoyladenosine(37)-N6)-methyltransferase TrmO produces MTDILLQPIGIVRSSLSSRTGAPRQPDEGAPPASIELDPKWREGLDGLAVGDRIVLITWLDRTDRSTLRVQPRVRTRPPQGVFSTRSPDRPNPIGLHDVTVTGVDGRRVDVDGLEAIDGTPVLDIKPVLACRIADR; encoded by the coding sequence ATGACCGACATCTTGTTGCAACCGATTGGCATCGTCCGTTCATCGCTCTCCTCGCGGACCGGCGCCCCCCGCCAGCCCGATGAGGGCGCGCCGCCCGCGTCGATCGAACTCGATCCGAAGTGGCGGGAAGGCCTGGACGGTCTCGCCGTCGGCGACCGGATCGTGCTGATCACGTGGCTCGACCGCACCGACCGGTCGACGCTGCGTGTCCAGCCGAGGGTCCGCACGCGTCCGCCGCAAGGCGTGTTCAGTACGCGTTCGCCCGATCGTCCAAACCCGATCGGCTTGCACGACGTGACCGTCACCGGTGTGGACGGCCGGCGTGTGGACGTCGACGGACTCGAGGCGATCGACGGTACACCGGTGCTCGACATCAAGCCGGTGCTGGCATGCCGCATTGCCGACCGCTGA
- the modA gene encoding molybdate ABC transporter substrate-binding protein: MREEPGTGLRRRRAVLQAAVLGLALVAGQACSSQASPSRVAAASDLQFALSEVADQFTKDTSQRVELVFGSSGTLARQIQDGAPFALFLSADERFVEQLASAGRTRDAGVLYATGRIVLFAPPGSPLDPTEGFDGLARLVQGGQVTRFAIANPDHAPYGRAAEQALRKRGLWDTLQPTLVLGENVSQAAQFATAGNAAGGIIAYSLALGPAMRNKGTYFLIPADDHAPLRQRMVLTDRADAVAEQFYRYLQQSPAKATLARYGFALPE, from the coding sequence ATGCGAGAGGAACCGGGCACGGGACTGAGGCGTCGCCGTGCTGTGCTCCAGGCGGCCGTGCTCGGACTCGCCCTCGTTGCCGGCCAGGCGTGCTCATCCCAGGCGTCACCGTCGCGCGTGGCTGCCGCGTCGGATCTACAATTCGCGCTCTCCGAAGTGGCTGATCAGTTCACCAAGGACACCAGCCAGCGTGTCGAACTGGTCTTCGGGTCTTCGGGGACACTCGCCCGCCAGATCCAGGACGGCGCCCCCTTTGCCTTGTTTCTCTCGGCCGATGAACGGTTCGTCGAACAACTGGCCAGCGCGGGGCGGACCCGGGACGCCGGCGTGCTCTATGCCACCGGCCGCATCGTCTTGTTCGCGCCGCCGGGCTCTCCCCTTGATCCGACTGAAGGATTCGACGGCCTCGCCCGACTGGTGCAGGGCGGTCAGGTGACCCGGTTCGCGATCGCCAACCCCGATCACGCCCCGTACGGCCGCGCCGCCGAGCAGGCGCTGCGGAAGCGGGGATTGTGGGACACCCTGCAGCCGACGTTGGTGCTCGGCGAGAATGTGTCGCAGGCGGCGCAGTTCGCGACGGCGGGCAACGCAGCCGGCGGCATCATTGCGTACTCGCTCGCGCTCGGGCCGGCGATGCGCAACAAGGGCACGTACTTCCTGATTCCTGCAGACGATCACGCTCCGCTCCGTCAGCGTATGGTGCTCACGGACCGCGCAGACGCCGTTGCCGAGCAGTTCTATCGATATCTGCAGCAGTCGCCCGCCAAGGCGACACTGGCGCGCTACGGCTTCGCGTTGCCCGAGTAG
- a CDS encoding BACON domain-containing protein encodes MVIALGLVLAGVVTLGVAAIASSADHVTVDTTAIFVSGDEQTRPIHVTASSSRATWSAATSTAWLTLSPAAGSGNGTVMLTAAPNPTALPRTAIVTIAGRQVTVTQDGAVPSSASTPWTVADAPAWLTVSPGSGTGSGAVTLTAAPNMSVQPRTATVTIAGRPVTVTQDGAIPAFAVTPGTWSADANGGLQNVGLTSSIDDAPWTASSDRTWMMVSPGAGAGSGTLALTIAANASVLPRTATATIAGRLVIVTQAGAVPDFGVTPRTWNAAAGGGTQGIAVASSPGDASWTASSDRAWLSLSPAAGTGPGGVTLTVAPTTSAQPRTATAMIAGQAVIVTQAGAVPNFAITQGTWGVAAGGGTRSLAVASSLGDAPWTASSNQAWLSLSPAAGTGPGAVTLTAAPTASAQPRTATATIAGQAVIVTQAGAVATFAVTPGSSNVSADGGTHGVTVTSSLADAPWTAASDVPWLSVSPTSATGSGMVTVMAAAAAGQLGRTGTLTIAGRTVAVSQTGHQPVPQPGPQPTATISEPSWVAPTNGGSREITLEVPDATSWEVSTDAPWITISPARGSGHGSVTIAAMPAGSVLSGFSITGQEAAAALDIPDGASTMTVSQFHAGAVRTGTVVFAPVAPAASYTRYLAEGATSSMFDTRLALFNPGTTADVATVSFLRDGQAPLDYRIALPPQQRVTLWPKSIAGLESAEFSTTVTAAVPVVVDRTMTWDASGYGAHAETAAVAPSPTWYLAEGATHSGFALFYLLQNPGDTATTVRVRYLRATGAPLEKDYRLAARSRSNIWVNVEEFPGLGQALASAEFSAVISSLDQTPIIVERAMYRSSPDRPFDAGHVSMGVSTPSTRWFMAEGRTGPFFDQFVLIANPTDTPADVRVTYLLDTGQTYTKTMMAPASARSGIWVDYDEIPGVAGHPLADVALSTTVESLNGVPLVVERTMWWPGDGTTWYEAHNSSGATETGTKWAMAEGEVGGSRNAQTYVLIANTSTWQGRARVTVLFEDGTSRTSIYPLRPQSRTSAAIGPDFGAAVEGKRFSVIVESLGATDGAPVPQVVVERAMYSDAGGVPMAAGTNALATKLQ; translated from the coding sequence GTGGTGATCGCGCTTGGCCTGGTGCTGGCCGGTGTCGTGACGCTTGGAGTGGCCGCGATTGCGTCCAGCGCCGACCACGTCACGGTCGACACGACGGCCATTTTCGTGTCTGGAGATGAGCAAACGCGGCCGATCCACGTGACAGCATCGTCATCGCGGGCCACGTGGTCTGCGGCGACGTCGACTGCATGGCTCACGCTCAGTCCGGCGGCCGGGTCCGGCAACGGCACCGTGATGCTGACGGCGGCGCCGAACCCGACCGCCCTGCCCCGGACCGCCATCGTGACGATCGCGGGCCGGCAGGTGACGGTGACCCAGGACGGCGCGGTGCCCTCGTCTGCGTCCACGCCCTGGACGGTGGCCGACGCTCCGGCATGGTTGACGGTGAGCCCGGGATCGGGGACCGGCAGCGGCGCGGTGACGTTGACAGCCGCCCCGAACATGAGCGTCCAACCGCGGACCGCCACCGTGACGATTGCGGGCCGGCCGGTGACGGTGACGCAAGACGGCGCGATACCGGCCTTCGCCGTGACTCCGGGCACCTGGAGTGCGGACGCGAACGGGGGCCTGCAGAACGTGGGCCTGACCAGTTCGATTGACGATGCGCCGTGGACGGCCAGCAGCGACCGTACCTGGATGATGGTGAGTCCTGGCGCCGGCGCGGGCAGCGGGACACTGGCCCTGACGATCGCGGCCAACGCCAGCGTCCTGCCGCGGACAGCCACAGCGACAATCGCGGGCCGGTTGGTGATCGTGACGCAGGCGGGCGCCGTCCCGGACTTTGGCGTCACTCCCCGAACCTGGAATGCAGCGGCCGGCGGCGGAACGCAGGGCATCGCGGTAGCCAGCTCGCCCGGCGACGCGTCGTGGACCGCCAGCAGCGATCGAGCGTGGCTGTCGCTCAGCCCAGCGGCCGGGACCGGGCCCGGGGGCGTCACGTTGACGGTGGCCCCGACCACGAGTGCCCAGCCCCGGACGGCGACGGCGATGATCGCGGGGCAGGCGGTGATCGTGACCCAGGCGGGCGCCGTGCCAAATTTCGCCATCACGCAGGGCACGTGGGGTGTTGCGGCTGGGGGCGGAACGCGAAGCCTGGCTGTGGCCAGCTCGCTTGGCGATGCGCCGTGGACCGCCAGCAGCAATCAGGCGTGGCTCTCGCTCAGCCCTGCGGCCGGCACCGGGCCCGGGGCCGTGACGCTGACGGCGGCTCCCACCGCGAGTGCCCAGCCCCGGACCGCGACGGCGACGATCGCGGGGCAGGCGGTGATCGTGACGCAGGCAGGCGCCGTGGCGACCTTCGCCGTCACTCCCGGCTCATCGAACGTGTCGGCCGATGGAGGGACGCACGGCGTGACGGTGACCAGTTCGCTGGCTGACGCGCCCTGGACGGCCGCGAGCGACGTACCCTGGCTTTCCGTGTCGCCGACCAGCGCGACCGGCAGCGGCATGGTGACGGTCATGGCCGCCGCGGCCGCAGGTCAGCTCGGACGAACGGGCACGCTCACCATCGCGGGCCGGACGGTCGCGGTGTCGCAGACTGGCCACCAACCTGTGCCCCAGCCTGGTCCCCAGCCGACCGCAACCATCAGCGAGCCGAGTTGGGTGGCGCCCACGAATGGGGGATCGCGAGAGATCACGCTCGAGGTGCCCGACGCCACGTCCTGGGAGGTGTCCACCGACGCGCCGTGGATCACGATCAGTCCGGCACGTGGTTCCGGGCACGGGTCCGTGACGATCGCGGCCATGCCCGCGGGGAGTGTGTTGTCCGGCTTCAGCATCACGGGGCAGGAGGCGGCCGCAGCACTCGACATCCCGGATGGCGCGTCGACGATGACCGTGTCGCAGTTCCATGCTGGGGCTGTCCGCACCGGCACGGTGGTGTTCGCGCCGGTCGCTCCTGCCGCCAGCTACACGCGCTACCTCGCTGAAGGGGCTACGTCGTCGATGTTCGACACACGTCTCGCGCTGTTCAATCCGGGGACGACGGCAGACGTCGCGACGGTGTCGTTTCTCCGCGACGGCCAGGCGCCGCTCGACTACCGAATCGCGCTTCCGCCGCAGCAGCGCGTCACGCTCTGGCCGAAATCCATCGCCGGTCTCGAGTCGGCGGAGTTCTCGACGACAGTGACCGCAGCCGTGCCCGTCGTCGTCGATCGCACCATGACGTGGGACGCGAGTGGATACGGTGCGCACGCCGAAACGGCAGCCGTGGCGCCGTCGCCGACCTGGTACCTGGCGGAAGGTGCGACCCACAGCGGCTTCGCGCTCTTCTACCTGCTCCAGAACCCGGGCGATACGGCCACCACGGTGCGCGTCCGGTATCTGCGTGCCACGGGGGCTCCTCTCGAGAAGGACTACCGGCTGGCAGCGCGGTCCCGCTCCAACATCTGGGTCAACGTCGAGGAATTTCCGGGTCTGGGCCAGGCACTCGCGTCGGCGGAGTTCAGCGCGGTGATCTCCTCGCTCGACCAGACGCCGATCATCGTCGAACGGGCGATGTACCGATCGAGCCCGGATCGGCCGTTCGATGCCGGCCACGTGAGCATGGGTGTGAGTACCCCGTCGACCCGTTGGTTCATGGCGGAGGGCCGGACTGGTCCGTTCTTCGATCAGTTCGTCCTCATTGCCAATCCGACCGATACGCCGGCTGACGTGCGCGTGACGTACCTGCTCGACACCGGGCAGACGTACACGAAGACGATGATGGCCCCCGCCAGCGCGCGTTCGGGCATCTGGGTCGACTACGACGAGATACCTGGCGTCGCCGGCCATCCGCTCGCGGACGTCGCTCTCTCGACGACGGTCGAGTCCCTCAATGGCGTGCCTCTCGTCGTGGAGCGCACCATGTGGTGGCCGGGCGACGGCACGACCTGGTACGAGGCCCACAACTCGAGCGGTGCCACAGAGACCGGGACGAAGTGGGCCATGGCCGAAGGCGAGGTCGGCGGCAGCCGCAACGCCCAGACCTACGTGCTCATCGCCAACACCTCGACCTGGCAAGGCCGAGCCAGGGTGACGGTCCTGTTCGAGGATGGCACCTCGCGTACCTCGATCTACCCCTTGCGTCCGCAGTCGCGCACCAGTGCGGCGATCGGCCCGGACTTCGGCGCGGCGGTCGAAGGGAAGCGATTCAGCGTGATTGTCGAGTCGCTTGGCGCGACTGACGGGGCCCCGGTGCCACAGGTCGTCGTCGAACGCGCCATGTACTCCGATGCGGGCGGCGTGCCAATGGCAGCAGGCACGAACGCGCTCGCGACGAAGCTGCAATAG
- a CDS encoding ATP-binding protein — MSLDREPVALSWSGGKDSALALAALREDPRLEVVALMTSVTREYDRISIHGVRRVLLEAQVASAGLPLIEVTLEPQCSNEAYEAAFFDAVARMGVGHPGVETLAFGDLFLEDVRAYREALLRRAGLTGCFPLWGRETRQLAHDFVARGFVAHLACVDTTQLAARFAGRVFDDGLIAELPAGVDPCGERGEFHTFVSAGPIFSQPIAVSCGDVVLRDGRFAYCDILPSPAG, encoded by the coding sequence GTGTCTCTCGATCGCGAACCGGTGGCGCTCAGTTGGAGCGGTGGCAAGGACAGCGCCCTGGCGCTGGCGGCGTTGCGCGAGGACCCGCGCCTCGAGGTCGTGGCGCTGATGACGAGTGTCACTCGCGAGTACGACCGCATCAGCATCCATGGCGTGCGCCGGGTACTGCTCGAGGCGCAGGTGGCTTCGGCGGGCCTGCCACTGATCGAGGTGACGCTGGAGCCGCAGTGCTCGAACGAAGCCTACGAGGCCGCGTTCTTCGACGCGGTCGCGCGCATGGGGGTCGGCCATCCCGGCGTCGAGACGCTCGCATTCGGCGACCTCTTCCTCGAGGACGTGCGTGCCTATCGGGAGGCGCTGTTGCGACGTGCCGGACTGACCGGCTGCTTCCCGCTCTGGGGACGCGAGACGCGGCAACTGGCACACGACTTCGTGGCCCGCGGGTTCGTCGCCCATCTCGCGTGCGTGGACACGACGCAACTCGCCGCCCGGTTTGCCGGACGCGTGTTCGACGATGGTTTGATCGCCGAGTTGCCGGCCGGTGTAGACCCGTGCGGCGAACGCGGCGAGTTCCACACGTTCGTCTCGGCCGGGCCGATATTCTCGCAACCGATCGCGGTCTCGTGCGGCGACGTCGTACTCCGCGACGGCCGCTTCGCCTACTGCGACATCCTGCCGTCACCCGCCGGGTGA